The DNA region TCACGACTCCCTCGAATTGCCCGTTTGAGTCAACAACAATTGCCATGTGGGTATTGCTTTTCTGCATTTTTTTGAATAAATCGTAGGCAATGGACTCTTTTGATGCAAATAACGGCCTGTCCATTATGTCTTTTGGGTTTTTCATGCCCGAGGCAGAAACAAGTTTTTTTATTGAAAGCACCCCGACAACTTCGCCGTCGATGGAAAGAACTGGATACATGTTCTTTTTGAACTTGCTGACCTTTTGGACAACCTCTTCCCGGGTGTCCGTCTCCTCAAGGCATTTTGTCAGGTCGCGGCTGACCATTACTTCCTTTACAAGCGTGTCATTGAAATCCAAAACACGCTCAAGAAGCTTGCGCTCGTCGCTTGAAATTGCCTTGTCCTCAACCCCGAACTCAAGCATTGCCCTAATCTCCTCTTCTGAAAACCTGTGCCTTGTGTATTTGGTGTTGATTATTTGCGGAAAGATTATTCCCGATATTTCAAGCATGAATATGATTGGCGCAAAAATAATCTCAAGCACACCG from Candidatus Parvarchaeota archaeon includes:
- a CDS encoding CBS domain-containing protein, with the protein product GVLEIIFAPIIFMLEISGIIFPQIINTKYTRHRFSEEEIRAMLEFGVEDKAISSDERKLLERVLDFNDTLVKEVMVSRDLTKCLEETDTREEVVQKVSKFKKNMYPVLSIDGEVVGVLSIKKLVSASGMKNPKDIMDRPLFASKESIAYDLFKKMQKSNTHMAIVVDSNGQFEGVVTMEDLLEEIVGEIEDSAIPPSFIQLDKSILLVSGTARLHDIEKELNVNILDAERFGSVAGFMHFCLKRIPLKGDTLLLKDVKFEVKEMHGNAIERVQVTRLK